A stretch of Paludisphaera borealis DNA encodes these proteins:
- a CDS encoding aspartate-semialdehyde dehydrogenase, giving the protein MKNVAVVGASGAVGERMVRLLEERNFPVASIKFLASERSAGKSVTFRGEKFVIQPITRQALEGVDIVLSSTPASVSREWSPIAAAVGAVVIDNSSAFRMDPDVPLVVPEVNPQDVLWNKGIIANPNCSTIQMVVALKPLHDVARIRRVVVSTYQSVSGAGMTGIVELEAQTGAGVRNEPIPAPSKFAHAILGNCLPQIDDFLPNGYTKEEMKMVNETRKILGDASIDVCPTCVRVPVAYSHSESIVVETERPITAEEAVALWMKAPGVTVVDDPANKRYPLASDAVGRDDVFVGRIRSDLSNPNALVFWCVSDNLRKGAATNAVQIAEELLKLEPARA; this is encoded by the coding sequence GTGAAAAACGTTGCCGTGGTCGGCGCCAGTGGGGCCGTGGGCGAGAGAATGGTCCGGCTGCTCGAGGAACGGAACTTCCCCGTCGCCTCGATCAAATTCCTGGCGTCGGAGCGCAGCGCGGGCAAATCGGTGACGTTCCGCGGCGAGAAATTCGTGATCCAACCGATCACGAGGCAAGCCCTTGAGGGGGTCGACATCGTCCTGTCGAGCACGCCGGCGAGCGTGTCGCGCGAATGGAGCCCGATCGCGGCCGCGGTCGGCGCGGTCGTGATCGACAATTCGAGCGCCTTCCGCATGGACCCCGACGTCCCGCTCGTCGTCCCCGAGGTCAACCCTCAGGACGTCTTGTGGAACAAGGGGATCATCGCCAACCCCAACTGCTCGACGATCCAGATGGTCGTCGCCCTCAAGCCGCTGCACGACGTCGCGCGGATTCGGCGCGTGGTGGTCAGCACCTACCAGTCGGTCTCCGGCGCGGGGATGACGGGCATCGTCGAGCTTGAGGCCCAGACTGGCGCCGGCGTCCGCAACGAGCCGATTCCGGCGCCCTCCAAGTTCGCTCACGCGATCCTCGGCAACTGCCTCCCGCAGATCGACGACTTTCTTCCCAACGGCTACACCAAGGAAGAAATGAAGATGGTCAACGAGACGCGGAAGATCCTCGGCGACGCGTCGATCGACGTCTGTCCGACGTGCGTCCGCGTTCCAGTGGCCTACTCGCACAGCGAATCGATCGTGGTCGAGACCGAGCGGCCGATCACCGCCGAGGAGGCCGTCGCCCTCTGGATGAAGGCCCCGGGGGTCACTGTGGTCGACGACCCGGCGAACAAGCGATACCCCCTGGCGTCCGACGCCGTGGGACGCGACGACGTCTTCGTGGGCCGGATTCGGAGCGATCTGAGCAACCCGAACGCCCTGGTGTTCTGGTGCGTCAGCGACAACCTCCGCAAGGGGGCCGCGACCAACGCCGTGCAGATCGCCGAAGAGCTGCTGAAGCTCGAACCGGCCCGCGCGTGA
- the purD gene encoding phosphoribosylamine--glycine ligase, giving the protein MKVLVIGKGGREHALCWKLLQSRRVKAVFCAPGNAGTALDVQNVAIEPGDHRGLAQFVKREGIGLTIVGPEEPLVKGLVDFFQREGLRVFGPRKDAAELEGSKVFAKELMRQAGIPTADYRIFRGAPDAEHYILSREVALIVRSRGRSTVRNTIHCRTAAETLEAVEHILDPREMLAPGVQVEIEDRGEKRVYSSLAEARDFVLGRPLGVVVKADGLAAGKGVYVCSNLRQAIEAIDQIMVRRIFGQAGDRIIIEERLDGHETSILALTDGRTIVPLVSSQDFKRAFDNDEGPNTGGMGAFSPTSLVTPQLMEEVEREILVPIVHALKRARRPFRGVLYAGLMLTNQGPKVLEFNVRFGDPETQVILMRLKSDLLDALEAVVDERLDTINLEWDPRPSVTVVMAAEGYPGHYERDRLIENTAAADRLPDVKVFHAGTKLRSEQGSGLAPRIVSDGGRVLNVTALGSDLNQARERVYEAVRTIRFPGGFYRRDIAEQAAREGEGGGS; this is encoded by the coding sequence TTGAAAGTTCTGGTCATCGGCAAGGGAGGACGCGAGCACGCGTTATGCTGGAAGCTCCTTCAATCGCGGCGTGTGAAGGCGGTCTTCTGCGCGCCCGGCAACGCGGGCACGGCGCTCGACGTTCAGAACGTCGCCATCGAGCCGGGGGACCATCGCGGCCTCGCCCAGTTCGTCAAGCGCGAGGGGATCGGGCTGACGATCGTCGGCCCCGAGGAGCCGCTGGTCAAGGGCCTGGTTGACTTCTTCCAGCGTGAGGGCCTCCGCGTCTTCGGTCCCCGCAAGGACGCCGCCGAGCTCGAAGGCAGCAAGGTCTTCGCCAAGGAGCTGATGCGGCAGGCGGGCATCCCGACGGCCGATTACCGGATCTTCCGAGGAGCGCCCGACGCCGAGCATTACATCCTCTCGCGCGAGGTCGCCCTGATCGTCCGGTCGCGCGGCCGTTCGACAGTCCGCAACACGATCCACTGCCGGACCGCCGCCGAGACCCTCGAAGCGGTCGAGCACATCCTCGACCCGCGCGAGATGCTCGCCCCGGGGGTTCAGGTCGAGATCGAGGATCGCGGCGAGAAACGCGTGTACAGCAGCCTCGCCGAGGCCCGCGACTTCGTGCTTGGGCGTCCGCTCGGCGTCGTGGTCAAGGCCGACGGGCTGGCCGCAGGCAAGGGCGTGTACGTTTGCAGCAACCTCCGTCAGGCGATCGAGGCGATCGACCAGATCATGGTCCGGCGGATCTTCGGCCAGGCCGGCGACCGGATCATCATCGAGGAACGGCTCGACGGCCACGAGACCAGCATCCTCGCCTTGACCGACGGTCGGACCATCGTGCCGCTCGTCTCCAGCCAGGATTTCAAGCGGGCTTTCGACAACGACGAAGGCCCGAACACCGGCGGCATGGGGGCGTTCTCGCCGACCTCGCTGGTCACCCCGCAGCTCATGGAGGAGGTCGAGCGGGAGATCCTCGTGCCGATCGTCCACGCGCTCAAGCGGGCGCGCCGGCCGTTCCGCGGAGTGCTCTACGCGGGCCTGATGTTGACCAATCAGGGGCCGAAGGTGCTGGAGTTCAACGTTCGCTTCGGCGATCCCGAGACCCAGGTGATCCTGATGCGGCTGAAGTCCGACCTCCTCGACGCGCTCGAGGCCGTCGTCGACGAGCGGCTCGACACGATCAACCTGGAGTGGGATCCGCGGCCGTCGGTCACCGTGGTCATGGCGGCCGAGGGCTATCCGGGGCACTACGAGCGGGACCGGCTGATCGAGAATACGGCGGCGGCCGACCGGCTTCCGGACGTCAAGGTCTTCCACGCCGGGACGAAGCTCCGGAGCGAGCAGGGGTCGGGACTCGCGCCGCGGATCGTCAGCGACGGCGGCCGGGTCCTCAACGTCACCGCCCTGGGCTCTGACCTGAACCAGGCTCGCGAGCGGGTCTACGAGGCGGTCCGAACCATCCGCTTCCCCGGCGGCTTCTACCGTCGCGACATCGCCGAGCAGGCCGCCCGCGAGGGCGAGGGCGGCGGCTCGTGA